A window of Nicotiana tabacum cultivar K326 chromosome 24, ASM71507v2, whole genome shotgun sequence contains these coding sequences:
- the LOC107785362 gene encoding uncharacterized protein LOC107785362, with amino-acid sequence METVMSNINRTIWIFIETGVEWELIMDTEQQVTIKVFHQEISRHIIMTFVNAKCSSLERLELWDYLYYLASDMDMPWLVGSDFNVILYEHEKIGRLPVHPPEYEDSAFCINSCGLFDLDYKANPFTWWNGSPNEQCIFKRLDRIFVNLPFQNIFPNVEVEHLIQTGSDHAPLLMSCGQESMQFVKPFKFLNLWTKHDTFKQVDKQNWLADFIGDPFLMFKQKLKRVKIALSHWSKVTFGDIFKKVDIREDIVRKQKAGINWFAEGDRNTRFFHNYANGKRRKLNLKRIQGTDGYWLERQELMANAALEFFSNQFTQTWNTTNDEMLNNVPTMVTLEYNLELCKYPTIDEVKDAIFALSRDSASRPDGFTGLFY; translated from the exons ATGGAAACTGTTATGTCGAACATCAATAGAACAATTTGGATATTCATTGAAACTGGTGTGGAATGGGAATTGATTATGGACACTGAGCAGCAGGTTACTATTAAAGTATTTCATCAGGAAATATCAAGACATATCATCATGACTTTTGTGAACGCCAAATGTTCTTCACTTGAAAGGCTAGAACTGTGGGACTACTTATATTACTTGGCCAGTGACATGGATATGCCTTGGCTCGTTGGCAGTGATTTCAATGTGATCTTATATGAACATGAAAAGATAGGAAGACTACCAGTGCACCCGCCTGAATATGAAGACTCTGCCTTCTGTATAAACTCTTGTGGTTTGTTTGACCTTGATTACAAGGCCAACCCTTTCACTTGGTGGAATGGTAGTCCAAATGAACAATGCATCTTCAAACGACTTGATAGGATCTTTGTCAATCTACCTTTCCAGAATATCTTCCCAAATGTAGAAGTAGAACACCTGATACAGACAGGATCTGATCATGCACCTTTGCTGATGAGCTGTGGGCAGGAATCTATGCAGTTTGTTAAACCTTTTAAGTTCCTCAATTTATGGACAAAGCATGACACTTTCAAACAGGTAGACAAACAAAACTGGTTGGCAGATTTTATTGGGGATCCTTTCTTGATGTTCAAACAGAAATTGAAGAGAGTGAAAATTGCCCTTTCACACTGGAGTAAAGTTACTTTTGGAGATATCTTCAAGAAAGTAGATATTAGGGAGGATATTGTCAGA AAGCAAAAGGCAGGAATAAACTGGTTTGCTGAAGGTGATAGAAACACAAGATTCTTTCACAACTACGCAAATGGCAAGAGGCGGAAATTGAACCTCAAAAGGATACAGGGCACAGATGGGTATTGGCTTGAAAGACAGGAACTTATGGCAAATGCTGCGCTGGAGTTCTTCAGCAACCAGTTTAcacaaacatggaataccactaaCGATGAAATGCTTAACAATGTACCTACTATGGTGACACTTGAATATAATTTGGAGTTATGTAAATATCCTACAATCGATGAAGTGAAGGATGCGATTTTTGCTCTGTCTAGGGATAGTGCAAGTAGACCAGATGGTTTCACTGGCTTGTTCTACTAA